A genome region from Pseudomonas pergaminensis includes the following:
- a CDS encoding putative adenosine monophosphate-protein transferase Fic, with protein sequence MLDKYGVGQDPYCYPGSSVLRNRLDLLDDARLHQAERELSEIAVGSLPLFPPPYDLDRLQHIHRTLFGDIYDWAGELRSVNIQKGDTLFCTPERIPPEAAKIVRHMEEANWYVGASQAELVRQIAEAYGDLNVIHPFREGNGRAQRILFEQIIVNAGFSVNWWLVKHAAWVPANIDAVACDYRGLESIFERCVSRPVGA encoded by the coding sequence ATGCTCGACAAATATGGGGTGGGCCAGGACCCGTACTGCTACCCCGGTAGCAGCGTCCTGCGCAACCGCCTCGACCTGCTCGACGATGCGCGCCTGCACCAGGCCGAGCGGGAGTTGTCCGAAATCGCCGTAGGCAGCCTCCCCCTGTTCCCACCGCCCTACGACCTAGACCGCCTGCAACATATCCACCGCACCCTGTTCGGCGATATCTACGACTGGGCCGGTGAGTTACGCAGCGTCAACATCCAGAAAGGCGACACCTTGTTCTGCACCCCGGAACGCATTCCACCGGAGGCGGCTAAAATCGTCCGGCACATGGAAGAGGCGAACTGGTATGTCGGCGCGAGTCAGGCCGAGTTGGTCAGGCAGATTGCCGAAGCCTACGGCGACCTCAACGTCATCCACCCTTTCCGCGAAGGCAATGGCCGGGCGCAGCGGATTCTGTTTGAACAGATCATCGTGAATGCGGGATTTTCGGTGAACTGGTGGTTGGTGAAACACGCGGCGTGGGTACCGGCGAATATTGACGCGGTGGCGTGTGACTACCGGGGGCTGGAGTCGATTTTTGAGCGGTGTGTGAGTCGGCCTGTCGGTGCTTGA
- a CDS encoding YhfG family protein yields MSELTFEQKQDHYHKIRRSNYLASLRLEGFDTQPADVDKPLPTREAVLAKYRNTPR; encoded by the coding sequence ATGAGCGAACTGACGTTTGAGCAAAAACAGGATCATTACCACAAGATCCGCCGTTCCAATTACCTGGCCAGCCTGCGCCTGGAAGGGTTCGACACCCAACCGGCCGACGTCGACAAACCCCTGCCGACCCGCGAAGCCGTCCTCGCCAAGTACCGCAACACCCCACGCTGA